One genomic region from Salvia hispanica cultivar TCC Black 2014 chromosome 2, UniMelb_Shisp_WGS_1.0, whole genome shotgun sequence encodes:
- the LOC125205787 gene encoding ribosome maturation protein SBDS-like, giving the protein MSKTLVQPVGQKRLTNVAVVRLKKHGNRFEIACYKNKVLSWRSRVEKDLDEVLQSHTVYSNVSKGVLAKSKDLVQAFGTDDQTKVCLEILEKGELQVAGKERESQLSSQFRDIATIVMQKTFNPETKRPYTISMIERLMHDIHFAVEPNSSSKKQALEVIRELQKLYPIKRSPMRLRLTVPEKNMPSLVEKINGWNATIVSRDESGSQLSVICELEPGFFRDCDALVRSLQGRLDILAVNVHLDSDTHVDHYDDLEEESSSVQVVSKAPIVQLTEKLQKQTISSNEGSSQGEVKQQKCNTCNAFVGDAKEYREHFKSEWHKHNMRRKTRQLPPLSAEECMGDMEIIDSKADLKDYSF; this is encoded by the exons ATGTCGAAAACACTCGTGCAGCCTGTAGGGCAGAAGAGGCTGACGAACGTCGCGGTGGTGCGTCTCAAAAAACACGGAAACCGCTTCGAAATCGCTTGCTATAAGAATAAAGTCCTCTCTTGGCGCTCACGCGT AGAGAAAGACTTGGATGAAGTGTTGCAGTCACATACTGTGTATTCGAATGTTTCGAAAGGTGTTCTAGCTAAGTCGAAAGATTTAGTCCAAGCATTCGGGACAGATGATCAAACTAAAGTTTGTTTGGAG ATTTTAGAGAAAGGAGAGCTGCAAGTTGCAGGGAAGGAGAGGGAGTCCCaattatccagtcaatttAGGGATATTGCAACTATAGTTATGCAGAAGACTTTTAACCCTGAAACTAAACGACCTTATACCATAAGCATGATTGAGCGTCTAATGCACGACATACATTTTGCCGTGGAACCAAATAGCAGCTCAAAGAAACAG GCATTAGAAGTCATACGCGAGCTCCAAAAGCTGTATCCAATCAAACGATCACCCATGAGACTGCGATTAACTGTACCAGAAAAGAACATGCCATCACTTGTGGAAAAGATCAATGGTTGGAATGCTACCATTGTTTCAAGAGACGAATCAGGAAGTCAGCTGTCTGTT ATTTGTGAACTGGAACCAGGTTTTTTCCGTGATTGTGATGCTTTAGTGAGGAGTCTGCAGGGAAGATTGGACATTCTTGCAGTGAATGTGCACTTGGATAGTGATACACATGTGGATCACTATGATGATCTTGAGGAGGAATCATCAAGCGTGCAGGTCGTCTCTAAGGCCCCCATTGTTCAACTGACTGAAAAACTGCAGAAGCAAACAATTTCCTCGAACGAGGGGAGTTCCCAGGGAGAGGTAAAACAGCAAAAATGCAACACCTGCAATGCTTTTGTTGGTGATGCAAAGGAGTACCGTGAGCACTTTAAGAGTGAATGGCATAAGCACAACATGAGACGAAAGACGAGGCAGCTCCCTCCCCTTAGTGCTGAAGAATGCATGGGTGACATGGAAATCATTGACTCCAAAGCTGATCTCAAGGACTACTCATTCTGA